A genomic region of Miscanthus floridulus cultivar M001 chromosome 3, ASM1932011v1, whole genome shotgun sequence contains the following coding sequences:
- the LOC136541670 gene encoding DEAD-box ATP-dependent RNA helicase 5-like — protein MGRNLDAEQAEAPRSSKKEKKSKNDKKRKLAAEAAAAATATEEAVKSSKKKKRVENGPGAGGGGEAENGAVKAVAVTGKGSEDPKYAPLRSFSAAELPSQVLECCSAFARPSPIQAHAWPFLLDGRDFIGIAATGSGKTIAFGVPALMHIRKKVGGKSGKKKAVPRCLVLSPTRELAQQIADVLSEAGAPCGIKSVCLYGGTKKEPQISALKSGVDIVIGTPGRMKDLIEMGVCCLNEVSFVVLDEADRMLDMGFEPEVRAILSQTSSVRQMVMFSATWPLAVHKLAQEFMDPNPIKVVIGSEDLAANHDVMQIIEVLDDRTRDSRLLALLDKYHQAQSNRVLVFVLYKKEAARVETMLQRRGWKAVSVHGDKAQHDRTKALSLFKEGKCPLMIATDVASRGLDIPDVEVVINYSYPLTTEDYVHRIGRTGRAGKKGVAHTFFTQANKALAGELVNVLREADQVVPPALMKFGTHVKKKESKIYGSHFKEITADAPKPTKITFGDSDED, from the exons ATGGGCCGCAATCTCGACGCCGAGCAAGCGGAAGCACCCAGGAGcagcaagaaggagaagaagagcaagaatGACAAGAAGCGGAAGCTGGcagccgaggcggcggcggcggcgacggcgacagaGGAGGCCGTCAAGAgcagcaagaagaagaagcggGTGGAGAATGGACCCGGcgcaggaggaggaggggaggcggAGAACGGCGCTGTGAAGGCCGTGGCGGTGACCGGGAAGGGCTCGGAGGACCCCAAGTACGCGCCGCTTCGGTCGTTCTCCGCTGCCGAGCTGCCGTCCCAGGTGCTCGAATGCTGCAGCGCGTTCGCGCGGCCGTCACCCATCCAGGCACACGCCTGGCCGTTCCTCCTCGACGGCCGCGACTTTATCGGCATCGCCGCCACCGGATCCG GGAAGACAATTGCCTTTGGCGTGCCGGCGCTGATGCACATCAGGAAGAAGGTAGGGGGGAAATCAGGGAAGAAGAAGGCCGTGCCACGGTGCCTCGTGCTATCACCAACGAGGGAGCTCGCTCAGCAG ATTGCAGATGTACTAAGTGAGGCTGGTGCACCATGTGGGATAAAATCAGTTTGCCTTTATGGTGGAACTAAAAAGGAACCCCAAATATCTGCCCTTAAATCTGGAGTG GATATAGTCATAGGAACTCCTGGTCGAATGAAAGACCTTATTGAAATGGGTGTTTGCTGTCTTAATGAGGTTTCGTTTGTG gTTCTAGATGAAGCAGATAGGATGCTGGATATGGGTTTTGAACCTGAAGTCAGGGCAATTTTGAGCCAAACATCATCTG TACGTCAGATGGTTATGTTCAGTGCAACTTGGCCTCTTGCTGTCCACAAATTAGCCCAGGAGTTTATGGATCCAAATCCAATAAAG GTTGTTATTGGATCAGAAGATCTTGCTGCTAACCATGACGTGATGCAAATTATTGAAGTATTGGATGATAGAACACGAGATTCAAGATTACTTGCCTTGCTTGACAAATACCATCAAGCACAAAG CAACAGGGTTTTGGTTTTTGTGCTGTACAAGAAAGAAGCTGCACGAGTGGAAACAATGCTTCAGAGAAG GGGATGGAAGGCTGTTTCAGTCCATGGAGACAAGGCTCAGCATGATAGAACAAAAGCTTTATCTTTATTTAAAGAAGGGAAATGCCCTTTAATG ATTGCTACAGATGTCGCTTCACGTGGACTTGATATTCCTGATGTTGAAGTTGTCATTAACTATAGTTATCCTTTGACCACTGAGGATTACGTACACAGGATAGGAAGGACTGGTCGTGCTGGCAAGAAGGGTGTTGCACATACCTTTTTCACTCAAGCGAACAAG GCACTTGCTGGTGAACTTGTGAATGTTTTGCGGGAGGCTGATCAGGTTGTTCCTCCAGCCCTTATGAAATTTGGCACACATGTCAAGAAAAAG GAATCTAAGATATATGGATCTCATTTCAAGGAAATCACAGCAGATGCTCCTAAACCCACGAAGATCACATTTGGTGATTCTGATGAGGACTGA